From Streptomyces sp. SAI-135:
CTCCTGCGGATTGCGAAGTCTGAGGGGCGGAAGGGGGGTTGAGCCTCAGCGGGCCAGAACCCTTAGATGAACTTCTGGCTCGCGAGGAACTCGGCGAGCTGCTTGCCGCCCTCGCCCTCGTCCTTGACGATCGTGCCGGCCGTGCGGGCCGGACGCTCCGCGGCGGAGTCGACGGTGGTCCAGGAGCCCTCCAGGCCGACCTGCCCGGCCTCCAGGTCCAGGTCCGACAGGTCCCAGGACTCGACCGGCTTCTTCTTGGCGGCCATGATGCCCTTGAAGGAGGGGTAACGCGCCTCGCCCGACTGGTCGGTGACCGAGACGACGGCCGGCAGGGACGCCTCCAGCTGCTCCGAGGCGGCGTCGCCGTCGCGGCGGCCCTTGACGGTGCCGTCCTCGACGGAGACCTCGGAGAGCAGGGTGACCTGCGGGACGCCCAGGCGCTCGGCCAGCAGGGCCGGGACGACGCCCATGGTGCCGTCGGTGGAGGCCATGCCGGAGACCACCAGGTCGTAGCCGGCCTTCTCGATCGCCTTGGCCAGCACCAGGGAGGTACCGATCGCGTCGGTGCCGTGCAGGTCGTCGTCCTCGACGTGGATGGCCTTGTCGGCGCCCATGGACAGCGCCTTGCGCAGCGCGTCCTTGGCGTCCTCGGGGCCGATGGTCAGGACCGTGACCTCGACGTCGTCGTCGGAGTTCTCGGAGATCTGCAGCGCCTGCTCGACCGCGTACTCGTCCAGCTCGGAGAGCAGACCGTCCACGTCGTCCCGGTCGACGGTCAGGTCATCGGCGAAGTGCCGGTCGCCGGTGGCGTCGGGCACGTACTTCACAGTGACAACGATCCTCAAGCTCACGCCGGCTCTCCTACTGCATCGTCATTTTCGGCTGCCTCTTGCAGGCAGCATAGGCGCCCCAAGCGGCCGATCCCGGTCGGGGCGGGCTGCGCTCCGACCGCAATATTACTCACCAGTACATACAGTTCCTGCCCGCTAAGCAAGCGCTTTGAACTGTGACCTTCGCAACGCAGCGTAATCGGAACTCGACGGCCCCGCACACCAGCGCCGACCCGGCTGAGCCGATCAGTCGCGCAGCCCGTTGAACCGGCCCTGGTGGTAGAGCAGCGGCCGGCCGGCGCCCGCCGGGTCGCCGAGCCGCACCTCGGCCAGCACGATGCGGTGATCACCGGCGGGCACGCGCGTGTGCACCCGGCACACCAGCCAGGCGAGCACGTCGTCGAGGAGGGGGACGCCCTCGGGCCCCTCGCGCCAGGCGGTGGGCGCGCCGAAGCGGTCGGCGCCGCTGCGGGCGAAGGTGGCGGCCAGCTCCTCCTGGTGCTCGCCGAGTATGTGCACGCCCACGAACTCGGCCCGGGAGATCGCGGGCCAGCTGGAGGCGCCCGTGCCGATCCCGAAGGACAGCATCGGGGGATCGGCGGAGACCGAGGCCAGGGAGGTGGCGGTGAAGCCGACGGGGCCCGTGTCACCGCTCGCGGTGATCACGGCGACCCCGGCCGCGTGCCGCCGGAAGACGGAGCGCAGGAGGTCGGGAGAGGCGAGTCGATGGCTGCCGAGTGCGGACGTGGCCGTCATGCGGGGTTCCTTCTGCGAGGGGTGTCGAGCCGGACCGTGGCTGCTCAACAGGCCGGACAGCGCGCGCTCGCGGTGCGGGCGAGGTCGACGTGCACCCGCCCGAACAGAAGGAGTTCCGTAGGCATACGGTCAGGCTGACGATAGGTGCGGTGCACAGTCAAGTGGGTTCCGGCATGTGGGAGATGCCTCACCGTGAGCCCACGCGGCGTCAGACCGCCTCCCCGACCGCCGCGATGACGTCCGCCTTGCGCGGCTGGCCGGTGGCGCGCCGCACGACCCTGCCGCCGGCGTCGAGGACCAGCACGGTCGGCGTCTTGAGGATGTCGAGTGCACGGACCAGGTCGAGGTTCTTCTCGGCGTCGATCTCGACGTGGGTCACGCCCGGGACCATGGCGGCGACCTCGCCGAGCACCCGCCGCGTCGCCCGGCAGGGCGCGCAGAAGGCGCTGGAGAACTGGACGAGCGTGGCGCGCTCTCCGAGGTCCTCGCCCAACTCGGCCGCACCGAGCCTCTTGCCGTCGTCGCGCCCGCGCACCCGCACCCTCCCGCTCCGTCGTCGTTGCAGCACCCCGTAGGCGCTCGCCGCCGCGAGCACCGCCACGCACACCACGAGTCCTGTCATCACCTGCACAAGCATTCACGAGACTGCAAAGATTCCCGCCGCCCCCAGGTCTTTCCGTTGCGGAATGCTTGATTCATGGACATCGACGCAAGAGGGCCGCGTTTCGGCGCGGCGGTGACGACCGTCGTGCTGGCGGCCGTTCTGATCACGGGCAGCGTCTGGCTGCTGGCCTGGCAGACGCTGGCGTTCGCGCTGGGCGCGGCGGGCGGGGTGGGCCGCTCGCCGTACGGCTGGGTGTTCCGGCGGGCGGTACGGCCGCGGATCGGGCCGCCGGCCGAGTTCGAGGCGCCGGAGCCGCCGCGGTTCGCGCAGGCGGTCGGCCTGGCCTTCGGGGCTCTCGGGCTCGTCGGGCTCGGGATCGGACCTCAGTGGCTCGGGCTCGCCGCGACCGGCGCGGCGCTCGCGGCAGCCTTTCTCAACGCCACGTTCGGGTACTGCCTGGGATGCGAGACGTACCTGCTCGCGCGGCGGGTGGCGGCACGGGCGGAGTAAAGGCGACTTAAAACCCCGAGGTCGATCACCGGGCGGACGTGACGAGAATCTCTCCCTCAGCGGGCACCAGGGCTGGCTCCCCGCCCGTTCTTCGGGCACGATCTGCGAGATGCCGTAAACCTACGGCTGCGTAACTTGACGCCGGGAGTCGGCTTCCCAGGCAGAGCAGGAAGGGCTCACCCCGCCCATGGCAGAGCTTGTCTACCGTCCCGTCGTCGGATTCGCCCAGGCGCTGTTCAAGGCCTGGGACCTCAAGATCGACTGCAAGGGGTCGGAGAACATTCCGCGCTCGGGCGGCGCCGTACTGGTGAGCAACCACATCAGCTATCTGGACTTCGTCTTCAACGGCCTGGCCGCGCTCCCGCAGAAGCGGCTGGTGCGCTTCATGGCGAAGGAGTCCGTCTTCCGCCACAAGGTCTCGGGTCCGCTGATGCGCGGGATGAAGCACATCCCGGTCGACCGCAAGCAGGGCGAGACGGCGTACGCGCACGCCCTGGAGTCGCTGCGGTCGGGCGAGATCGTCGGGGTCTTCCCGGAGGCGACGATCTCGCAGTCGTTCACGCTGAAGAGCTTCAAGTCGGGCGCGGCGCGGATGGCCCAGGAGGCGGGCGTCCCCCTGATCCCGATGGCCGTCTGGGGCACGCAGCGGCTGTGGACCAAGGGGCACCCCCGCAACTTCAAGCGCAGTCACATCCCGATCACCATCCGGGTCGGGGAGGCGATCGAGGCGTCCCGGGACAAGTACGCGGGGGCGATCACCCGGCAGGTGCGCGAGCGGGTCAACGAGTTGCTGGAAGCCGCCCAGCGCGCCTACCCCGTGCGCCCCAAGGGCCCGGACGACACCTGGTGGATGCCGGCCCACCTCGGGGGTACGGCACCTACTCCGGAGCAGGTGCGCGAGGCGGAGACGCGGTAGTCACCTCGACCCGTACCCCCGGACTGAACTTCTCCAGCAGCCCGGCCAGTTCGGCGGCCGCCTTCTCCACGTCGGCGTACGGCATCGGGGCCATGCTCTCCAGCAGGAAGATCCCCGAGACGGTCTCCTCGGTGAGCCTCGTGCGCGGACCCTGGCGCCAGTTCCAGCGACGGCAGGTCACCCCGGCCTCGTCCCGCCAGACCACCTCACCGGCGTCGGGGTGCTCGACGACCTCCTCGCCACCGGCCACGGTCACGAAGTCCTCGTCGCCGGTGGCCCGGACGAGGCGCATGCCGCCCCGGACGCGGTCGAGGTCCTCGCCGCCGACGGGGACGAGGTACGCGACGCTGATCGCGTTGTAGAGGTCGACCAGGAGGTTGATGCGGGGCAGGCCCGCGTCCGACAGGGCCCGCTTCGCCAGCGCCTCCGCCGAGTTGCGGGTGCGCGACGGCTTCGAGCCGAACGCCGTGTAGACCTCCCGCCAGGCCGCCATGTGCGGGTCCTCGTGCGGGGCCCGCCCGTCCAGGCGTACGGCGAGACGGCGGGCGGCGTCGTCGAGCAGTGCCGAACTGGCTTCGGTACTGGGTCCGTTGACGAGCCCGTGGGCTTCGACCGCGAGGTGCGCGAAGCCGGGTGCGAGGGCGCGCACCTCGTCGGACACGGTCAGGGAGAGGGTCATCGGTGCCTCAGAGTGCGGTGGGGAGCGTCTTCCAGAGGTACGGCCGGTCGGGGGCGGCCCTGAGGACGCTCAGGACGGTCGGGTGCGGTTCAGCGTACAGGACTGGGTAGTCCATCTCATTGGACTCCGGTTCCGGAGTGAAGGCCAGCCGCTCGCCGTCGAGGGAGAACTGGGCGTCCACTCCCGGCTTGTTGCCCCGGGGGTCCTGGCGGTGCCAGGCGCCGTTGAACCGCACGGCGACCAGGCCGTGCACCACACCCAGTTGCTGGTAGCAGAGGGCGGTCGGGATGTCCTCGGCGCGCAGCAGCGCGGTCAGCGCGTGCGCCTTGGCGTAGCAGATGCCGGTCCCCTGCTCCAGGACGTCGGAGGCCCGCCAGGTGACGCGAAGGTCGCCGGAGTCCTGGGAGTGCGGGATCGTGTCACGGACGAACTCGAAGGCCAGTCGCGCATAGGCATACGAGTCGGCCGCCTCCTTGGCGAGACGCGCCGCCGTCTCCCTGACGACCGGGTGGTCATGGTCGATGGCCTCGTCCGCGGCCAAGTAAGCGGAAAGGTCGGGGGTGTTCTGGATCAGCTCCATGTCCGCAGAGCATAGGAACGCGATCACTCTGGAGTCAATCAATTTACGGCAGGCAGTATATTTATGCAGCGTAGCAATGGACAGTCACCACCTGGGACGCGCTCCACCGCTGCTGGACCGTGGCGAGCCTCGTCCAGCCCAGACGTTCGTAGAGGGCCGCCGCGGCGGTGTCGGAGGCCACCACGTCCAGCACCGGGTGCAGGCCGCGGTGCCGTGCCTCCGCCACCGCCCGGCCCATCAGCAGGGCACCGATCCCGTGCCCTCTCGCCGACGGGGCGACGAACAACCGGCCGACCACCGCGGCCCGTTGCGCACTCGTGCCGTTGCGTTCGCCCCACACGACCGGGGCCAGGTCCTCTTCGGCGCCGCGGGTGAGGCCGACGTGGCCCGCCACCCGGCCGTCCAGTTCGGCGACCCAGTCGCCCAGCGCCGGCTTTCGCGTCAGCCAATCGCCGGGCCGGGCAGGCCAGTTCACCGGGTAGCCGTCGTGGCGGTGCACCTCCGCCAGTACCCGCACGCACGCCTGCACATCGTCATCCGTCCTCGGCCGGACCCGGCTCTGTGTCCTGTCCACACCGGCATGCAAGCACAGGCGGCCCTGGGCCCGGCGCCCGACTAGCGGGCCATCTCCTCCTTCAGCGCCGCCACGAACGTGTCCACGTCGTCCTCCGTGGTGTCGAAGGCGCACATCCAGCGGACGACGCCCGCGGCCTCGTCCCAGAAGTAGAAGCGGAAGCGCTTCTGGAGGCGTTCACTGACGTCGTGCGGGAGCTTGGCGAAGACGCCGTTGGCCTGGACGGGGTAGAGGATCTCGACGCCGTGGACGGCCCGCACGCCCTCCGCCAGACGCTGGGCCATCTCGTTGGAGTGGCGGGCGTTGCGCAGCCACAGGTCCTTGGCGAGCAGGGCCTCCAACTGCACCGACACGAACCGCATCTTGGACGCGAGCTGCATGGACAGCTTGCGCAGGTGCTTCATGTGGGAGACCGCGTCCTGGTTGATCACCACGACCGCCTCGCCGAACAGCGCGCCGTTCTTCGTCCCGCCGAGCGAGAGGATGTCGACGCCGACCGCGTTGGTGAACGTCCGCATGGGGACGTCCAGGGAGGCGGCGGCGTTGGCTATGCGGGAGCCGTCCAGGTGCACCTTCATGCCGTGCGCGTGGGCGTGGTCGCAGATCGCGCGGATCTCCTCGGGCGTGTAGAGCGTGCCGAGTTCCGTGGACTGGGTGATCGAGACGACCTGCGGCATCGCGCGGTGCTCGTCGTCCCAGCCGTAGGCCTGCCGGTCGATCAGCTCGGGGGTGAGCTTGCCGTCGGGGGTGGGCACGGTGAGCAGCTTGAGGTCGCCCATCCGCTCGGGGGCGCCGCCCTCGTCGACGTTGATGTGCGCGCTCTCGGCGCAGATCACCGCGCCCCAGCGGTCGGTGACCGCCTGGAGCGCGACGACGTTGGCGCCGGTGCCGTTGAAGACCGGGAACGCCTCGGCCGTGGCCCCGAAGTGGCTGCGGACGATCCGCTGGAGGTTCTCGGTGTAGTCGTCCTCGCCGTACGCGACCTGGTGCCCGCCGTTGGCCAGGGCCAGGGCGGCGAGCACCTCCGGGTGGGCCCCGGCGTAGTTGTCGCTGGCGAAGCCGCGGACCTGCGGGTCGTGATGGCGACGCGCGTCGGTCTTCGGTGGGTTCACGGCTTCTCGGTCAGCCACAGACGGTTTCCGTTCACTTCGGCGGCGGGCTTGTCCCAGACACCGGCGATGGCCTCGGCGAGGTCCTTGACGTCCGTGAAGCCCGCGAACTTCGCGTTGGGCCGCTCGGCGCGCATGGCCTCGTGCACCAGTGCCTTCACCACCAGGATCGCAGCCGCGGACTTCGGCCCGTCGGCGCCCCCGGCCTTGCGGAAGGCGTCGGCGAGAGCGAGCGTCCAGGCCTCGGCGGCCGCCTTGGCGGCGGCGTACGAGGCGTTGCCCGCGGTCGGCTTGGTCGCACCGGCGGCGCTGATCAGGACGTAACGGCCGCGCTCGCTGCGCTGGAGACCCTCGTAGAACGCGAGGGAGGTGTGCTGCACGGTGCGGATGAGCAGCAGTTCCAGGAAGTCCCAGTCGTCCAGGCTCGACTTGATGAAGGTCTCGCTGCCGCGCCAGCCGCCGACGAGGTGGACCAGGCCGTCGACGCGGCCGAAGTCCTTCTCGATGTGCGTGGCCCAGTCCCGGGTGGAGTCCAGGTCCAGCAGGTCGACCGGTTCGCCGGTCACGGTGGCGCCGCCCGAGGCGTAGCGTGCCGCGTCCACGGCCTCCGCGAGCCGCTCCGGGTCGTTGTCCGCGCCGACGACGGTCGCGCCCGCCTCGGCCAGCCGCAGCAGCGTCGCGCGGCCCGCGGGGCCGCCCGCGCCGGCCACCGCGATCACCGCACCGCTGAGAGCTCCGTTCCCCACCATGCTTTTCGCCTCCTGTGCAGCCGCCGCGACGGCCTGTGCAGTGTTCCCGGTGCCGCGCTCGCTCACGCGGCGGCCCGCTCGGCGTTCTGCGCCGTGATGCCCCGGGTCGAGGCGATCACATGGCGAAGCTTCTTGGAGAGGGCCTCATAGAACATGCTCAGCGGAAACTCGTCCGGAAGCACGTCATCGACGAGTTTCCGGGGCGGCTGGGACAGGTCGAGAGCGTCCGGACCCTTGGCCCACTTGGAGCCCGGGTGCGGGGCGAGGTAGGTGGAGACGAGCTCGTAGCCGGCGAACCAGTGGACGAGCTTCGGGCGGTCGATGCCGTCGCGGTAGAGCTGCTCGATGTCTGCGCAGAGCTGGTTGGTGACCTGCGGGGCGCGCTGCCAGTCGATGAACAGCTTGTTGTCGGTCCAGCGGACGACGTCGTGCTTGTGCAGGTAGGCGAAGAGGAGCTGGCCGCCGAGACCGTCGTAGTTGCGCACGCGCTCGCCGGTGACCGGGAAGCGGAACATGCGGTCGAAGAGGACCGCGTACTGCACGTCACGGGCCTGCGGGACGCCGTCGGCCTCCAGCTTCACGGCCTCCTTGAAGGCGGTGAGGTCGCAGCGCAGCTCTTCGAGGCCGTACATCCAGAACGGCTGGCGCTGCTTGATCATGAAGGGGTCGAAGGGCAGGTCGCCGTGGCTGTGGGTGCGGTCGTGGACCATGTCCCACAGGACGAAGGCCTCCTCGCAGCGCTTCTGGTCGTGGACCATCGCGGCGATGTCCTCGGGCAGCTCCAGGCCGAGGATGTCGACGGCGGCGTCGGTGACCCGGCGGAAGCGCGCGGCCTCGCGGTCGCAGAAGATACCGCCCCAGGAGAATCGTTCCGGCGCCTCGCGCACGGCGATGGTCTCGGGGAAGAGGACGGCCGAGTTGGTGTCGTAACCGGCCGTGAAGTCCTCGAACTTGATGCCGCAGAACAGCGGGTTGTCGTAGCGGGTGCGCTCCAGCTCGGCCAGCCACTCGGGCCAGACCATGCGCAGCACGACCGCCTCCAGGTTGCGGTCCGGGTTGCCGTTCTGCGTGTACATGGGGAAGACGACCAGGTGCTGGAGGCCGTCCGCGCGGTTCGCGGCGGGCTGGAAGGCCAGCAGGGAGTCGAGGAAGTCGGGCACCTCGAAGCCGCCCTCGGACCAGCGCCTGAGGTCCTTCACCAGGGCTGCGTGGTAGTCGGCGTCGTGCGGCAGCAGCGGCGAGAGCTCCTGCACCGCCTCGGCGACACGCAGTACGGCGGCCTCGGCGTCGGCGCGCACGGGGGCGCCCTCGGCGTCGAAGTCGATCGACCCGTCCTTGGACTGCCAGGGCCTGATCCGCTCCACGGCATCCTTGAGCACCGGCCATGCCGGGTGCTCCACCACCCTGGTCACGGGAGGAACCTGGTCCCCCGAAGCCGCCTGCACAAGAATTTCCGTCATGTCCCATCCTCCACGGGAGAACCTCGCGTATGGAGACCGTATACATACGGGCTTCCGTCCAGCAAGAGCGGTCACGGGAAGTTATCCTGCGCACCCCAATGGTCACCGAACTTTTTCCTGTCGAGTGCCTTGAACGCCGCGATTCCGGGTATCAGTTCTCGCTCCCCCACCCGTCACCGCGATCGCTCGCGTCCGCACGGGTCCATCACACGGCGTAGCCGTTAGGCTGCGGCTCTGCACCGAGCCGCCGTCGACGGAAGCGAGTTGAACCTTGAACTTCCTTACCATCGGTCATCGCGGAGTCATGGGTACCGAACCCGAGAACACCCTCCGTTCCTTCGTCGCCGCCCAGCAGGCCGGCCTCGACGTCATCGAACTCGATCTGCACCTGAGCAAGGACGGCGCCCTCGTCGTCATGCACGACACCCACGTGGACCGCACGACCGACGGAACCGGCCCGATCGCCGAGAAGACCCTCACCGAACTGCGCGCCCTGGACGCGGGCCGCGGGGAACGCGTCCCGGAGTTCGAGGAAGTCCTGGACACCGTGCGCTCGCCCCTCCAGGCAGAGATCAAGGACATCGCGGCGGCCCGTGCGCTCGCCGAGGTCATGCTCCGCCGGGACCTGGTCTCCCGGGTCGAGGTGTCCTCGTTCCACGACGAGGCGATCGCCGAGATCGGCCGCCTGGTGCCCGGCGTACGGACCGCGCTGATCGGCAGCCGCTTCGGCCCCGACATCGTGGAGCGCGCCGTCGAGGCCGGCGCGGGGACGGCGTGCCTTAACATCCGCCGGCTGACCCTGGAGGTCGTCGAGGCGGCCCGCAAGGCGGACCTGAAGATCATCGGCTGGGTGGTGAACACCCAGGACCATCTGCGGCTGGTGCGCGCCCTGGAACTGGACGGCGCGACGACCGACTACCCGGAGATCAAACGCACCGGCCGCTTCACCGCGTGAGCCGCGTGCAGCACGAAAGGCACGGCAGGAACGTCACACCAGCGGCTTGACCAGCAGCTCGAACTGCAGGTCGTCGCGCTGCGGGACACCGAAGCGCTCGTCGCCGTACGGGAAGGGCGTCATCCGTCCCGTACGGCGGTAGCCGCGCCGTTCGTACCAGGCGATGAGGTCCTCACGCACCGAGATCACGGTCATGTGCATCTCGGTGACGCCCCAGGTCTCCCGGGCGATCCGCTCCGCCTCCGCGATGATCACCTTGCCGAGGCCGCCGCCCTGGAGCGTGGGGCTGACCGCGAACATCCCGAAGTAGGCGTGGGTGCCCCGGTGTTCGAGCTGGCAGCAGGCGACGACCCGCCCGTCGCGCTCCACCGTCAGCAGCCGGCTGTCGGGCGCCTTGATGACCGCGAGCACACCCTCCGGATCCGTCCGCTGTCCCTCCAGGATGTCCGCCTCGGTGGTCCACCCGGCCCGGCTGTCGTCCCCGCGGTACGCCG
This genomic window contains:
- a CDS encoding electron transfer flavoprotein subunit beta/FixA family protein: MSLRIVVTVKYVPDATGDRHFADDLTVDRDDVDGLLSELDEYAVEQALQISENSDDDVEVTVLTIGPEDAKDALRKALSMGADKAIHVEDDDLHGTDAIGTSLVLAKAIEKAGYDLVVSGMASTDGTMGVVPALLAERLGVPQVTLLSEVSVEDGTVKGRRDGDAASEQLEASLPAVVSVTDQSGEARYPSFKGIMAAKKKPVESWDLSDLDLEAGQVGLEGSWTTVDSAAERPARTAGTIVKDEGEGGKQLAEFLASQKFI
- a CDS encoding flavin reductase family protein, producing MTATSALGSHRLASPDLLRSVFRRHAAGVAVITASGDTGPVGFTATSLASVSADPPMLSFGIGTGASSWPAISRAEFVGVHILGEHQEELAATFARSGADRFGAPTAWREGPEGVPLLDDVLAWLVCRVHTRVPAGDHRIVLAEVRLGDPAGAGRPLLYHQGRFNGLRD
- a CDS encoding thioredoxin family protein, which translates into the protein MTGLVVCVAVLAAASAYGVLQRRRSGRVRVRGRDDGKRLGAAELGEDLGERATLVQFSSAFCAPCRATRRVLGEVAAMVPGVTHVEIDAEKNLDLVRALDILKTPTVLVLDAGGRVVRRATGQPRKADVIAAVGEAV
- a CDS encoding DUF4395 domain-containing protein → MDIDARGPRFGAAVTTVVLAAVLITGSVWLLAWQTLAFALGAAGGVGRSPYGWVFRRAVRPRIGPPAEFEAPEPPRFAQAVGLAFGALGLVGLGIGPQWLGLAATGAALAAAFLNATFGYCLGCETYLLARRVAARAE
- a CDS encoding lysophospholipid acyltransferase family protein, giving the protein MAELVYRPVVGFAQALFKAWDLKIDCKGSENIPRSGGAVLVSNHISYLDFVFNGLAALPQKRLVRFMAKESVFRHKVSGPLMRGMKHIPVDRKQGETAYAHALESLRSGEIVGVFPEATISQSFTLKSFKSGAARMAQEAGVPLIPMAVWGTQRLWTKGHPRNFKRSHIPITIRVGEAIEASRDKYAGAITRQVRERVNELLEAAQRAYPVRPKGPDDTWWMPAHLGGTAPTPEQVREAETR
- a CDS encoding phenylalanine--tRNA ligase beta subunit-related protein — translated: MTLSLTVSDEVRALAPGFAHLAVEAHGLVNGPSTEASSALLDDAARRLAVRLDGRAPHEDPHMAAWREVYTAFGSKPSRTRNSAEALAKRALSDAGLPRINLLVDLYNAISVAYLVPVGGEDLDRVRGGMRLVRATGDEDFVTVAGGEEVVEHPDAGEVVWRDEAGVTCRRWNWRQGPRTRLTEETVSGIFLLESMAPMPYADVEKAAAELAGLLEKFSPGVRVEVTTASPPRAPAPE
- a CDS encoding transglutaminase family protein, whose product is MELIQNTPDLSAYLAADEAIDHDHPVVRETAARLAKEAADSYAYARLAFEFVRDTIPHSQDSGDLRVTWRASDVLEQGTGICYAKAHALTALLRAEDIPTALCYQQLGVVHGLVAVRFNGAWHRQDPRGNKPGVDAQFSLDGERLAFTPEPESNEMDYPVLYAEPHPTVLSVLRAAPDRPYLWKTLPTAL
- a CDS encoding GNAT family N-acetyltransferase, which codes for MDRTQSRVRPRTDDDVQACVRVLAEVHRHDGYPVNWPARPGDWLTRKPALGDWVAELDGRVAGHVGLTRGAEEDLAPVVWGERNGTSAQRAAVVGRLFVAPSARGHGIGALLMGRAVAEARHRGLHPVLDVVASDTAAAALYERLGWTRLATVQQRWSASQVVTVHCYAA
- a CDS encoding low specificity L-threonine aldolase, encoding MNPPKTDARRHHDPQVRGFASDNYAGAHPEVLAALALANGGHQVAYGEDDYTENLQRIVRSHFGATAEAFPVFNGTGANVVALQAVTDRWGAVICAESAHINVDEGGAPERMGDLKLLTVPTPDGKLTPELIDRQAYGWDDEHRAMPQVVSITQSTELGTLYTPEEIRAICDHAHAHGMKVHLDGSRIANAAASLDVPMRTFTNAVGVDILSLGGTKNGALFGEAVVVINQDAVSHMKHLRKLSMQLASKMRFVSVQLEALLAKDLWLRNARHSNEMAQRLAEGVRAVHGVEILYPVQANGVFAKLPHDVSERLQKRFRFYFWDEAAGVVRWMCAFDTTEDDVDTFVAALKEEMAR
- a CDS encoding SDR family oxidoreductase, whose protein sequence is MVGNGALSGAVIAVAGAGGPAGRATLLRLAEAGATVVGADNDPERLAEAVDAARYASGGATVTGEPVDLLDLDSTRDWATHIEKDFGRVDGLVHLVGGWRGSETFIKSSLDDWDFLELLLIRTVQHTSLAFYEGLQRSERGRYVLISAAGATKPTAGNASYAAAKAAAEAWTLALADAFRKAGGADGPKSAAAILVVKALVHEAMRAERPNAKFAGFTDVKDLAEAIAGVWDKPAAEVNGNRLWLTEKP
- a CDS encoding DUF6421 family protein, with the protein product MTEILVQAASGDQVPPVTRVVEHPAWPVLKDAVERIRPWQSKDGSIDFDAEGAPVRADAEAAVLRVAEAVQELSPLLPHDADYHAALVKDLRRWSEGGFEVPDFLDSLLAFQPAANRADGLQHLVVFPMYTQNGNPDRNLEAVVLRMVWPEWLAELERTRYDNPLFCGIKFEDFTAGYDTNSAVLFPETIAVREAPERFSWGGIFCDREAARFRRVTDAAVDILGLELPEDIAAMVHDQKRCEEAFVLWDMVHDRTHSHGDLPFDPFMIKQRQPFWMYGLEELRCDLTAFKEAVKLEADGVPQARDVQYAVLFDRMFRFPVTGERVRNYDGLGGQLLFAYLHKHDVVRWTDNKLFIDWQRAPQVTNQLCADIEQLYRDGIDRPKLVHWFAGYELVSTYLAPHPGSKWAKGPDALDLSQPPRKLVDDVLPDEFPLSMFYEALSKKLRHVIASTRGITAQNAERAAA
- a CDS encoding glycerophosphodiester phosphodiesterase family protein, translated to MNFLTIGHRGVMGTEPENTLRSFVAAQQAGLDVIELDLHLSKDGALVVMHDTHVDRTTDGTGPIAEKTLTELRALDAGRGERVPEFEEVLDTVRSPLQAEIKDIAAARALAEVMLRRDLVSRVEVSSFHDEAIAEIGRLVPGVRTALIGSRFGPDIVERAVEAGAGTACLNIRRLTLEVVEAARKADLKIIGWVVNTQDHLRLVRALELDGATTDYPEIKRTGRFTA
- a CDS encoding GNAT family N-acetyltransferase, translating into METTAGLTFRDATDADVDALVALVESAYRGDDSRAGWTTEADILEGQRTDPEGVLAVIKAPDSRLLTVERDGRVVACCQLEHRGTHAYFGMFAVSPTLQGGGLGKVIIAEAERIARETWGVTEMHMTVISVREDLIAWYERRGYRRTGRMTPFPYGDERFGVPQRDDLQFELLVKPLV